Part of the Bacillus sp. N1-1 genome, AATTTACTCACTTCTAACAATTTGTCCGCGTAATGTTTGGCTGCATAGTACGGCAGGAGTGACTCATGCCAATTTTCTCGATTGTGCGCCTGAAGGGCACTAATCATAACATACCGTTTAACACCTAGCTTTTCAGCAGCTTCTATCGTTTTTCCAGCTCCATCTAAATCCACTAATAGCGTTTTATCGGATCCCGTACTCCCACCTGAACCTGCGGCGAAAATAACCGCGTCACTTCCTTTCATAGCTTCAGAAATAACTTCAACCGAGTCTTCAAGACTGGCCACTTCAGATTCAATTCCCCTGCTAGCTAATTCATCTGCCTGCTCTTGTTTTCGAACCATTGCTTTTAAGGAATGGTCTTTGTTGCTATGAAGAAGATTAACAATGTTTTGGCCAACTTGGCCGTTTGCTCCAATAACGAGTACATTCATCATAAAACGCTCCTTTCAAACAATCTATGCCCATTATTTCAAACCCTTTTTACTATCGCAACTAACCAGCTTGCTTCTTCAACAGTGATGACACGTTACGACGATCTCTTGTCATAGAAAAAACCGCTGACGCTAGTCCTAGTAGTATAAACACCCCTCCAACAGTTGCGTTCATTTCCACTGTGTACTGTTCAATAGCATAGGCACCAACAGAAGATCCGAGGGCAATACCAAGATGAAGAGCCGAATTATTTAAACTTTGTTGAATATCAGATGATTCAGGTGCCAATTCGATTAAGTAGCTTTGTTGAGCCGGTGTAATTCCCCAGCTTAGCATACTCCAAATCACCATAATAATAAGAAAGAGTGAGAAAGAGAACGTGGTATAAGGGATGATAAACATCGCCACAGCAAAAACCATAATTGATATTAGAATGGTTGGCCTTGTACCAAAGCGATCGGAAGCAACTCCCCCTAATCCTCCTCCAGCAACAGCCGCTATCCCAAAGATCAGATAAACAATACTTACCCAACTTCCCGATAATCCAAGCGTTGTTTTTAAAAACGGGGTGAGGTAGCCATAAAGCGTTAAATGACCTGTTAGAAACAGAAAAGATGTTAATTGAGCAGTTAAAATACGTTTATCCTTGAGTGTTTTGATTTGCTTACGAATTGGAATGGCTGGTTTTGGCTGAATTTTTTCCATAAACAAAGCAACCCCGGCCATTGCTAATACAGTAAGACCAATAATCAGAACAAACGGAGCCTTCCACCCAAAAGCATTTCCTAGCATTAAGCCAATCGGGACGCCTAAAACAAGTGATGCACTGATTCCCATAAAAACAACACCGATTGCTCTTGCGCGATATTCCTGTTTGACGATGTTTGATGCCATAGTAACGCACAAAACAACTAAAAGAGACCCACTTGCTGCAGAAATGATCCTTGCTGCCATTAACACTGAAAATGTTGTACTTAGTACAGCGATGAAATTACCTACAAGAAAAATAACAAGCGATAAGAGCGTCAGTTTTTTTCGTTCTATTTTTGCGGTCATCGATAATAGTATTGGCCCCATCAACGCAAACACAATGGAGAAAACACTAATTAACAGGCCTGTTTTTCCTAGACTAATCTTTAGATCGTCTGCTACTAGATCAAGAATGCCTCCAATAATTAGTTCAACCATCCCAACTACAAACGAAACAATGGTAAGTAAATACACGCGTTTATTCATTATTCCTCGCACTCCTTTTTCAAAAGTTACCACTAAAAGGGTAACTCTTTTCAAGTGAATAAGCAATAGGAAAATGAAGGTCGCTTTTCCCCCCTTAAACGGTTGTGCTATCATTGAAAGAAATGACCAGTAGAAGCAAGGAGAATAGTGACATGCTACAGCAGTTTGGATTTACGCAATACGAAAGCCAGGTCTATGAAGCACTTATTACAATCGATGAGGCTCTCGACGCCACTGCCATTGTCAAACGTTCAGGTGTTCCACGATCTAAAGTTTATGATGTTCTGCGGCGTATGAGTGAAAAAGGAATGGTATTAGAGTCAACGACAGAAAAAAAACGGCTCTATGCACCTCTTCCACTTGAATCAGCAATTAAGAAACTTCAGCGTGACTTTAACGAAAATATAACCGAATTAAAAACAATTCAATCTCGTGAAAAAAAAGCTGATGATCGCGTTTGGACACTTAAGGAAGAACAGTCCATTCACTCCCTCGTCTCAGAACTCCTTCACTTATCATCTTCTTCAATCATCTTTTCTGGTTGGGCGGATGATATCGAGCAACACCTTTCTTTATTAGAGGAAAAAGAAGCTGAGGGGATAGCAGTGGAAATTCATACAATTGGAGAGATTTATTCTAACCTTAAAAACGTCACTACACTAATACCAGACACAGATCACCAAAAACTAGAGCGAAGTCGAATTGTCGTCATTGATCATAATGAAATTTTGTTTGCGGGAATTGAAGAAGCAAATTGGCAAGCGATCCATACGAAATCAAAACCGCTCGTTACTTTCTTCACTGAATTTTTCTATCATGATATTGCGCTAACAGAAATCACCCGAAAGTTTGGGTCCACCATGATGGAAGACCCCGACATTCGGAATGTACTGCTAAAATTACGTTATTGATGGTGGCCCATCATCTTATCTAGTAAATTAACAAAGCTTCTTATGTAGCACATGACGCACATTTTAATGCTCTTTAAGACTCCTTTCACTTCTACACCTTCTAATTATTTCAAAAAAATCCCCTTCCATGATTTATGGAGGGGGATGGTTAACGATCGCTTATTCGGCGTTTAGCATTTCTTCTCTTTTCTTACCTAATTTTATCTCCAATTCTTCTTGTAGTAAAGCCATCCCCTCTTGACTGAGCACAATGTTACCATTACCGAAAGTTTGGTTATCGTCTAGAATTTCACCTGTAATCATACAGGCCATGTCTGCTTGATACTTCTGTAATATGACCTTGTTTTCACTTGTGAAAATTTCAATAGGATCTTTCACATTAATATCTAACGTACGTCGCAGTTCTTTTGGAATGACAATTCGGCCTAGTTCATCAATTTTTCTTACCACACCAGTGCTCTTCATCCTCATTCCTCCCTTTCGTTTTAGCGAACGTCTCTCTATTTCTTTTATCATAATATCGATAACATTATTATGCAACGTTTATTGTTCCAAAATTCTGTAAATTTTCATTATTTCTTACTATTTCACAGAACTTTCCTTTTAATGATGCACCTTCACAACATTTAGCTGAAGTTCGCTATCCTATCTGCATAACCTTTAATAGTTGCATCTATCATCGTTTAGGGGGTAAACTAATAATGTTTAGACGGTAAACTAGTGGAGGTAACTAAATGGATAAAAAATTATGTGAAGCCGTTGAGCTTTTTGAAGAAGTCATCATGTATGGGACTGAACGCATTATTCGATCTTTCGAACATCAATTATTTGAAGAATATTCTTCTGAACAGCTTCAGATGCTTCAAATCATCTCGAAATCTGGTCGTATTTCACCTGGAAAACTCGCTGCCTTACAAGGCGTACATAAAAGCGCGATTTCCAACCGTTACAAAAAACTTGAATTGAAAGGACTTGTAACGACAGTCGATTCAGAAAAGGATTTAAGAGGAAAAGCGATCACGCTTACGCAAAAAGGGTATGATGTTGTTGCTTTATTTAATGAAGTTATTTATGAACATGTCGAAAACATCGTATTAAATGATTTTCATGAAGAAGAAATAAATGAATTCTTGCGTATCTTTCGCAAGTTAAGTTCAATTTTAAAAGCAGAAGGAGATGCAAAATGAGACAAATTTTAAAATTCAAATGGCCAATTGCCATTGCGCTTATTGCGCTAACCGCCGTTTTATTTATTTTATCCCCAAACCTGACAAAACAAGCTGAAGACGCCGGAACGTTTCAACTACCAGAAAACGCTGATTCTAAAATTGCAGCAGACATACTAGAGGAAGCCGGTGCAGGAGATGAAACGATCTCTCTTGTGTTTACTTATGATCAGCCCGTCGAAGATAAAGCGCAACAGACGGTTTCTTCTATTGCAGAAGAACTTGAAGGAGAAGGATCCCTCATTAAAGATGTGCTCGATCCTTTTGAAAGTGAAGAAATGGCGGAACAACTCGTTTCTGAAAATAGGCAAACTGTTCTATTGCCTATTACGGTGGACGGCACGGATGAAGAAGTGAATGATCTAGCAAATCGTATTCGGGAAGACATGATTCCAGATGATACAACGGCATATGTCACAGGAGAAGCTATTATTAATCACGATGTGAACGAAAGCGCCCAGAAAGGTCTTGAGCGTACTGAAATAATAACTGTGGCTTTAATTTTCGTTTTATTACTTGCTGTTTTTCGTTCCATTACAACTCCCTTTATCCCATTATTTGCAGTTGGTATTACGTATCTCCTTAGTCAATCGATTGTTGCGTTTCTTATCGATTGGATTGGTTTTCCTGTATCCAATTATACGCAAATTTTTCTAGTTGCCGTCTTGTTCGGAATTGGCACAGACTACTGTATCCTTTTGTTAAGTAGATATAAAGAAGAATTAACTGAGGGACATTCTGTTGAAGATGCGATTGTAAATACGTACAAGACGGCCGGACGTACTTTATTAATTAGTGGATTAGCCGTTTTCATTGGTTTTGCTGCGATCGGCTTTGCTGACTTCCCTATCTTTAAATCAGCTGTTGGGGTTGCTGTCGGAATTGCTGTGTTATTGCTCGTTTTATTTACAATTGTTCCATTCTTTATGGCATTGCTAAAAGATAAATTGTTTTGGCCATCTAAACAATCAGCGTCTCATAAAGATAGTAAACTATGGACCAGGTTCGGTCGTTTCTCTATAAATAAACCGATTTGGTCGATGCTCGTTGTTGCCGTTATTATGGTTCCACTCCTTTTCACATACGACGATCAGCTGTCGTTTAATACTGTAAATGAGATTGGTAGTGACTATGAATCTGTGAAGGGCCTTGATGCGATTGAGGAAGGCTTTGGTAAAGGAGATTCGCTTCCTGTAAAAGTGATCCTTCAGCAAGATGAAGCAATTGTGACTGAAGAATTGCTTCCTTATATCGAAACAATCAGCAATGACATTGAGAAAAATGAAGACGTAGATTCTGTTAGATCAATTACAAGACCAGCCGGAGAGGTCATTGATGATTTCTATGTTGATTCACAACTTTCCCAGGTTGGCGATGGTCTAAACGAAGCAACTAGTGGACTAAATGAAGTTCAAAGCGGATTAACGGAAGTACAAAACGGATTGGACCAAATTAACGGTCAAATCCCTTCTGGTAGTAACGCTGGAGGACTTGAAGAAGCAGTAAACGGATTAGGGCAAGTGAATGATCAGCTTGGTGCCATATCACAGGGACTTCAACAATCCCAAAATGTAGCTGCAGCTTCAGAGCAGCTCGGGCAAGTTCAACAGCAACTTGGACAAATTCAACAAGGGCTTGCGGGCGCCTCTTCCGATCTGCAAGGTCAGTCAGGTCAGGTTTCTGAACTAAGCGGTGGCATTTCGGATCTATCAAAAGGTGTTGGGTCATCGATTGATGGACTGAGCGAAATAAAGAACGGCTTACAGGACGCGGCAGATTTGGTAACCAATATGGGGGATTCCAACGCACTTCGTGATACGGGTGTTTTCATTCCGAGAGGAACGCTTGATAACGAAGATTTTGAACCCGCCATTGAACGGTATGCGTTCGATGAACAAAAGGCAGTTACGCTTGAAGTGATTTTAAAAGAAGATCCTTATTCGACTGAGGCGATTCAAACCGTACGTGAAATAAAAGAGACCGTCTCACGCTCAATCGACGGAACACCACTTGAAGATGCTACGGTTGCTTATAGCGGGGTTTCAAGTATTAATAGCGACTTATCAGACATTTCAACGAGTGATTTTACAAGAACGGTTATCATCATGCTTGTTGGTTTATTTATTATCCTAACTGTCCTTTTCCGCTCCATGATTATGCCGATTGTGATGATTGGATCGCTTCTACTTACGTACTTTACATCAATGGCGATTTCTGAATTAATCTTTATTAATCTATTAGGATATGACGGAATAACGTGGGCCGTTCCATTCTTTGGTTTTGTTATGCTCATAGCGCTTGGAGTCGACTATTCAATTTTTCTACTCGACCGATTTAATGAAGAAGCTTCGATTGGCATTATGGAAGCCATGCATCGATCCATGGCTAAAATGGGTACGGTTGTCATTACTGCTGCAATTATATTAGCAGGTACATTTGGTGCAATGATGCCTTCTGGTGTACTGAGCTTAATGCAAATCGCTACGATTGTAATTACTGGATTGCTACTTTACGGTCTAATCGTTCTACCTCTTCTCATTCCTGCTGTTGTGGTGTCATTTGGGAATGGTATTTGGTGGCCGTTTAAACCTAAAAAACGATAAGCTTCACCATACAAAAGCTCAGAGCGAACCGCTCTGAGCTTTTTAAATCTATTTATAACTTCTTCATCTCGACTGACCTACTTCTCTTCCATACGTTTTTAAATACAACTTCTCAAAAATCTCAATCATTTGATAAAAACGCTTATTATAGTTATCGCCTTCTACTGTCCATGATGTAGCCAGTACCGTATGGCAATAGCCCCAAAGTAGGAAACGCTCCTTATCTAGATTAAGATCCTTTGTTAAGATGTCTACCCGGTTTTTGGTTACTTCATAGACGTCTTTCTCCGGAAGCCGATTCAAAAGAAATTGAATCAAATCATACTCAACTTCCCCTATTAACCCTTTTGGGTCAATTGCAATCCAAGCGTTTCCTGAAGCAAGTACATTGTAGTGATGAAAATCTCCGTGTAGTAACTTGTACTGAGCTATTGATTGATTCAGTTTTGTAAAAAGGCTTAGTGAAGTCCTAAGTACATGCGAAGAAAGTGGGCCATATCCATTCTCGTTCTGCACTATAGTATCTCGAAGCGACTTCTCTCTAACCGCTGTTGTTTGAATTCGAGTATGAATTGGAGCTGGTATAGATAATTTTTTCATCACTAGTGCAGCCTCACGACAGGCCTTCTCATCGTTTTCTATTGTCGCAAGCGTGTGACCAGGAAATAATTTATCTAAAATGATGATCCCTTTTTCTTTATCAAAGTCAATAACTTGAACCATTCCATGTTGATTAAACAAGCGCAAAGATTCCAGTTCATCAAGGAACTCTGTTCCTGGTATACTTAGTTTCACAACAACTTCTTTTCCACTCTCTAGCTTAGCTGGAGCAACATAATTGATCGAGAGATGATAAGGATCCTCCATTTTCAGAGACCATTTTTGTTCACAATAACGGATGATTTGCGGTAATTTCTGTAGCCATACTTTTCCTTCTTTCTTAAAATAAAAGCAAACGGATTGAACAAACTGCTCTTGAAACTTCATCATACACCTCTCCTACTAATAAAGAAATAAAGTGCAGTATGCGATCAAAACGCCGATAAAACCACACATCAAACTATACGAAATGTTTTTCAAGACAATTTTATAAGGATTCATTTTCAACCCTACGGAAGTTAGTGTAACGATAAGACCATAAGGAGCTGATGGAACGGTTGCGATCGCGCTACTGGCGAGCAGAATCGTTAACGTAACAGAAGGAAAAGCACTTAACAATAGCTCACTTACGCCGCCAAAGATCCCCATTGTCGCAATGGGATGAACGCCTAATAATGTCATTATTAAAAAAGTAGCCTGGATGAAAAGCATAATGTAAACTTGATGCCCTTCAAGTGCCACAAGGGGGTCCTGTAAATATCGTAGGTATGGAGACGCATTTAACGTTTCTGTGAAAAAAGATAGCGTTAGCAGTAAAACAATGAAATTATGTAAATGGTTTGTTTGCCTTTTCCAATTGGGCCAGCCAATTTGAAAGAAACTTCTTTTTCGTTTCAACAATAATGCCCAAATGTACGCAAAGGGAAAAAGGGCGATCGTAACAGCAAACAAAAAGTTGAATTGAATAATGTTGGTTAGAAAAACGACAACCATTAAGAAGAGAACCAGCGCCACGATAAATTCCATTAACTTCTTCTTACTACTTTCCCCTAATTTTGAAGGCGTACCAACCTCTTCTACCACTTCGTTTCGAAAGGTGATTTTTCCAATAATAGAATCAAATGCAAAGCCTAATAAAGCAATGAGCAACATCCAAGGTAACACTTCTAAGTAATTAGCATTTGTAATAAAGATTGATGTAGCTAGTAAAATTTCCAATGGACTCCAAAGTAACGCTAGAGAATACCCCCTTAAAGTCGACATGGCGATAAAACGGTTTCTGACGTTTGTTTTGGATTTTT contains:
- a CDS encoding SDR family oxidoreductase, yielding MNVLVIGANGQVGQNIVNLLHSNKDHSLKAMVRKQEQADELASRGIESEVASLEDSVEVISEAMKGSDAVIFAAGSGGSTGSDKTLLVDLDGAGKTIEAAEKLGVKRYVMISALQAHNRENWHESLLPYYAAKHYADKLLEVSKLDYTIVRPGGLLNEPGRGKVSIAENLGSGSISREDVAKVVVTSLTKENTIRRSFDLISGEDEISKAIDSL
- a CDS encoding MFS transporter, whose translation is MNKRVYLLTIVSFVVGMVELIIGGILDLVADDLKISLGKTGLLISVFSIVFALMGPILLSMTAKIERKKLTLLSLVIFLVGNFIAVLSTTFSVLMAARIISAASGSLLVVLCVTMASNIVKQEYRARAIGVVFMGISASLVLGVPIGLMLGNAFGWKAPFVLIIGLTVLAMAGVALFMEKIQPKPAIPIRKQIKTLKDKRILTAQLTSFLFLTGHLTLYGYLTPFLKTTLGLSGSWVSIVYLIFGIAAVAGGGLGGVASDRFGTRPTILISIMVFAVAMFIIPYTTFSFSLFLIIMVIWSMLSWGITPAQQSYLIELAPESSDIQQSLNNSALHLGIALGSSVGAYAIEQYTVEMNATVGGVFILLGLASAVFSMTRDRRNVSSLLKKQAG
- a CDS encoding TrmB family transcriptional regulator codes for the protein MLQQFGFTQYESQVYEALITIDEALDATAIVKRSGVPRSKVYDVLRRMSEKGMVLESTTEKKRLYAPLPLESAIKKLQRDFNENITELKTIQSREKKADDRVWTLKEEQSIHSLVSELLHLSSSSIIFSGWADDIEQHLSLLEEKEAEGIAVEIHTIGEIYSNLKNVTTLIPDTDHQKLERSRIVVIDHNEILFAGIEEANWQAIHTKSKPLVTFFTEFFYHDIALTEITRKFGSTMMEDPDIRNVLLKLRY
- a CDS encoding AbrB/MazE/SpoVT family DNA-binding domain-containing protein; amino-acid sequence: MKSTGVVRKIDELGRIVIPKELRRTLDINVKDPIEIFTSENKVILQKYQADMACMITGEILDDNQTFGNGNIVLSQEGMALLQEELEIKLGKKREEMLNAE
- a CDS encoding MarR family transcriptional regulator, which codes for MDKKLCEAVELFEEVIMYGTERIIRSFEHQLFEEYSSEQLQMLQIISKSGRISPGKLAALQGVHKSAISNRYKKLELKGLVTTVDSEKDLRGKAITLTQKGYDVVALFNEVIYEHVENIVLNDFHEEEINEFLRIFRKLSSILKAEGDAK
- a CDS encoding MMPL family transporter, whose protein sequence is MRQILKFKWPIAIALIALTAVLFILSPNLTKQAEDAGTFQLPENADSKIAADILEEAGAGDETISLVFTYDQPVEDKAQQTVSSIAEELEGEGSLIKDVLDPFESEEMAEQLVSENRQTVLLPITVDGTDEEVNDLANRIREDMIPDDTTAYVTGEAIINHDVNESAQKGLERTEIITVALIFVLLLAVFRSITTPFIPLFAVGITYLLSQSIVAFLIDWIGFPVSNYTQIFLVAVLFGIGTDYCILLLSRYKEELTEGHSVEDAIVNTYKTAGRTLLISGLAVFIGFAAIGFADFPIFKSAVGVAVGIAVLLLVLFTIVPFFMALLKDKLFWPSKQSASHKDSKLWTRFGRFSINKPIWSMLVVAVIMVPLLFTYDDQLSFNTVNEIGSDYESVKGLDAIEEGFGKGDSLPVKVILQQDEAIVTEELLPYIETISNDIEKNEDVDSVRSITRPAGEVIDDFYVDSQLSQVGDGLNEATSGLNEVQSGLTEVQNGLDQINGQIPSGSNAGGLEEAVNGLGQVNDQLGAISQGLQQSQNVAAASEQLGQVQQQLGQIQQGLAGASSDLQGQSGQVSELSGGISDLSKGVGSSIDGLSEIKNGLQDAADLVTNMGDSNALRDTGVFIPRGTLDNEDFEPAIERYAFDEQKAVTLEVILKEDPYSTEAIQTVREIKETVSRSIDGTPLEDATVAYSGVSSINSDLSDISTSDFTRTVIIMLVGLFIILTVLFRSMIMPIVMIGSLLLTYFTSMAISELIFINLLGYDGITWAVPFFGFVMLIALGVDYSIFLLDRFNEEASIGIMEAMHRSMAKMGTVVITAAIILAGTFGAMMPSGVLSLMQIATIVITGLLLYGLIVLPLLIPAVVVSFGNGIWWPFKPKKR
- a CDS encoding aminoglycoside phosphotransferase family protein, with amino-acid sequence MKFQEQFVQSVCFYFKKEGKVWLQKLPQIIRYCEQKWSLKMEDPYHLSINYVAPAKLESGKEVVVKLSIPGTEFLDELESLRLFNQHGMVQVIDFDKEKGIIILDKLFPGHTLATIENDEKACREAALVMKKLSIPAPIHTRIQTTAVREKSLRDTIVQNENGYGPLSSHVLRTSLSLFTKLNQSIAQYKLLHGDFHHYNVLASGNAWIAIDPKGLIGEVEYDLIQFLLNRLPEKDVYEVTKNRVDILTKDLNLDKERFLLWGYCHTVLATSWTVEGDNYNKRFYQMIEIFEKLYLKTYGREVGQSR